One window of the Archaeoglobus sulfaticallidus PM70-1 genome contains the following:
- a CDS encoding 4Fe-4S binding protein: MKCLAVKDIEKCVGCGLCVYACSRKFAKNPELLDRCWALVTEVDCSGYTQG, from the coding sequence ATGAAGTGTCTGGCGGTTAAGGACATCGAGAAGTGTGTTGGATGCGGGTTATGCGTGTACGCCTGCTCGAGAAAGTTTGCTAAAAATCCGGAGCTCTTGGACCGATGCTGGGCATTGGTAACAGAGGTGGACTGCTCAGGCTATACACAGGGTTGA
- a CDS encoding ABC transporter substrate-binding protein, whose protein sequence is MRKVWLYILMVGILAVTFAGCAQQEKPEATPTPTVAETPAPTPTQPATVIETDTSVVVVGEKGKVETVEVPSGKKVIRVSYVVDEENTKPIEKLMDEGQGFGAINPAFWRNTDFDALVKAARFETNPDVRTELFKAMYIIANKEVPLVVFGQNKMMRTYWDWVEGRYYHPTFTERYDLIWENPNAPTVDIGIKDYKNDPSTLVIGTIGWPESFDPATTYETFGWEIWHQVGDTLVTYWKEETEKVSPDLAVAWAHNADGTEWYFVIRGGVVAYDPWNDKTYPIDATDVAFSFWRVHRIGHSVSWMLDFTDLNKSIAMTEDEFKEVLAKGGIYAEYEGKSGEVKSMDELLKMFGYSGSTAGVYKLVLPQPYAPILGVITDPFLSILPMEYLLGDKYEEALAASQNGKDPSVWNAYVSEGKEDATHQLMHQKPVCTGPYYIAEYEENSYIVAKMNPYYWGKSLWDEMYSDGTKAKHETVIWIINNDAVSRINLFQTGTVDFVVAPPERIDDVKGLTFQGFNSVVQTDLLEPTITYGVFNTYKEPFNNPKVRQALAYAVPYDQIIEQVYSGNLERNYAAIPIGWPGYTEYGIEKYEFNMAKAKKLIEESGIDPSKYTIEITYNAGNSAREKISALLQNTWSQLGFKCTVSSLEWPVYLSKGEHGQYDYYTIGWVPDYLDTDNWVGPLYYGATEFKEVNVAVE, encoded by the coding sequence ATGAGGAAAGTATGGCTATATATATTGATGGTAGGAATCCTTGCAGTTACATTCGCAGGTTGTGCACAGCAGGAAAAACCAGAGGCTACACCAACACCAACGGTTGCTGAAACACCAGCACCAACACCTACGCAGCCAGCCACCGTTATTGAAACCGATACCTCTGTGGTCGTGGTTGGAGAGAAAGGAAAGGTCGAGACCGTTGAAGTACCATCAGGAAAGAAAGTTATCAGGGTGAGCTATGTTGTCGATGAAGAAAACACAAAGCCGATTGAGAAGCTAATGGATGAAGGGCAGGGATTCGGAGCGATAAACCCTGCTTTCTGGAGGAATACGGACTTTGACGCTCTTGTCAAGGCAGCTAGGTTTGAGACGAATCCGGATGTAAGGACCGAGTTGTTCAAGGCAATGTACATAATAGCCAACAAAGAAGTTCCGTTAGTAGTCTTTGGACAGAACAAGATGATGAGGACATACTGGGACTGGGTTGAAGGCAGATACTACCATCCAACATTCACCGAGAGATACGACCTGATATGGGAGAATCCGAACGCTCCGACAGTTGACATAGGAATCAAGGACTACAAGAACGACCCGAGCACACTTGTAATCGGTACCATCGGATGGCCGGAGTCATTCGATCCTGCAACGACCTATGAAACATTTGGATGGGAGATCTGGCATCAGGTTGGAGACACCCTAGTCACATACTGGAAAGAGGAAACCGAGAAAGTCTCACCCGATCTGGCTGTAGCATGGGCTCACAATGCTGATGGTACTGAATGGTATTTCGTCATAAGAGGTGGTGTTGTAGCATACGATCCATGGAATGACAAGACTTATCCGATAGACGCAACTGATGTTGCATTCAGCTTCTGGAGAGTACACAGAATCGGACACAGCGTTAGCTGGATGCTCGATTTCACAGATCTTAACAAGTCAATAGCAATGACAGAGGATGAGTTCAAGGAGGTTCTTGCGAAAGGAGGAATCTACGCGGAGTATGAAGGAAAATCCGGAGAAGTCAAGTCGATGGATGAATTGCTTAAGATGTTTGGATACAGTGGCAGCACTGCTGGAGTTTACAAGCTTGTCCTTCCACAACCCTACGCTCCAATTCTTGGAGTTATAACAGATCCGTTTCTGTCAATACTGCCAATGGAGTACCTGCTTGGAGACAAGTATGAGGAGGCTTTGGCAGCATCTCAGAATGGAAAGGATCCATCTGTCTGGAACGCTTATGTCAGCGAGGGCAAGGAGGATGCAACCCATCAGCTCATGCATCAGAAGCCCGTCTGCACTGGGCCATATTACATAGCAGAGTACGAGGAGAACAGCTACATCGTTGCGAAGATGAACCCGTACTACTGGGGCAAGTCGCTCTGGGATGAGATGTACTCTGATGGAACAAAGGCCAAGCATGAGACGGTTATATGGATAATCAACAATGATGCAGTCTCCAGAATTAACCTGTTCCAGACAGGCACGGTTGACTTCGTTGTTGCACCACCTGAGAGAATTGATGATGTCAAGGGTCTGACATTCCAGGGATTCAACTCGGTTGTGCAGACCGATCTGCTTGAGCCCACGATTACATACGGAGTCTTCAACACCTACAAGGAACCATTCAACAACCCGAAGGTCAGGCAGGCTCTGGCCTATGCCGTGCCTTATGATCAGATAATCGAACAGGTATATTCAGGTAACCTTGAGAGGAACTACGCAGCAATCCCGATTGGCTGGCCCGGATATACCGAATATGGCATTGAGAAATACGAGTTCAACATGGCAAAAGCCAAGAAGCTCATCGAAGAGTCAGGAATTGATCCATCGAAGTACACGATAGAGATCACATACAACGCGGGTAACTCAGCTAGAGAGAAGATTTCAGCTCTGCTGCAGAACACCTGGAGCCAGCTTGGGTTCAAGTGCACTGTGAGCAGTCTCGAATGGCCGGTGTATCTCAGCAAGGGTGAACACGGACAGTATGACTACTACACAATCGGATGGGTGCCTGACTACCTCGACACCGACAACTGGGTTGGTCCACTTTACTATGGAGCAACGGAATTCAAGGAAGTTAATGTTGCAGTAGAATAA
- a CDS encoding DUF22 domain-containing protein, translated as MEVTISYRKDSEVVYEKANVEEAGYFLGPVAYFVNIVADEDVEVKANRVKVIKVQEFKISGNERLTLLDRYRHALGTLVAVVEDGKPERIDVPSRVKYVVFYPIADGKILKGSLIGVGVVTTVKKEAKEAIVEKLREVDKAISIDPEVFVKSDWPYLWKK; from the coding sequence ATGGAAGTAACAATTTCTTACCGAAAAGATTCAGAGGTCGTTTACGAGAAGGCCAATGTTGAGGAAGCAGGCTATTTTCTCGGGCCTGTAGCGTACTTCGTTAATATTGTAGCCGATGAGGATGTGGAAGTCAAAGCAAATCGTGTTAAAGTGATAAAAGTTCAGGAATTCAAAATCTCTGGAAACGAGAGGCTGACTCTCCTTGACAGATACAGGCATGCCTTGGGAACTCTTGTTGCTGTGGTGGAGGACGGAAAGCCTGAAAGGATTGATGTGCCATCGAGGGTTAAATATGTTGTTTTCTATCCAATAGCGGATGGAAAGATCTTAAAGGGTTCGCTTATTGGAGTGGGTGTTGTTACAACAGTGAAAAAGGAGGCCAAAGAGGCTATAGTTGAAAAGCTTCGTGAAGTTGATAAAGCAATCTCAATAGACCCAGAAGTGTTCGTAAAGTCGGACTGGCCCTATCTATGGAAGAAATAA
- a CDS encoding ribbon-helix-helix domain-containing protein: protein MSLKTRRLSIAVDNYTYKVLEDIVKKEQKSMSEVVRNSIRILSKLSRNGNLESLENALVYSELLSCREHVIVDIEIWSAILEIIDEKKKEEFFEIVRKVGFEHGIQYRERGLRTVEEILKYMEYENWFRLKVNSDKTYTLVLSAKSEQKILEVFLRGVFDAMKLNTEIKDYYRKLIIVEN, encoded by the coding sequence ATGTCTCTAAAAACGAGGCGCCTGTCAATTGCTGTGGATAATTACACTTACAAGGTGCTTGAGGACATAGTTAAGAAGGAACAGAAGTCGATGAGCGAGGTAGTGAGAAACTCCATAAGAATTTTGTCGAAATTGTCCAGAAATGGAAATCTCGAGTCTCTTGAAAATGCTCTGGTTTATTCTGAGCTTTTGTCGTGTAGAGAGCATGTTATAGTCGATATAGAAATCTGGTCCGCAATTCTTGAGATAATAGATGAGAAAAAGAAGGAAGAATTTTTTGAGATTGTAAGGAAAGTTGGTTTTGAACACGGGATTCAGTATAGGGAGAGAGGGTTGAGGACGGTTGAGGAGATTCTGAAGTACATGGAGTATGAAAACTGGTTCAGGCTCAAGGTAAACTCTGATAAAACTTACACGCTGGTTTTGTCAGCTAAAAGCGAGCAGAAAATACTGGAAGTCTTTCTTAGAGGGGTCTTTGATGCGATGAAGCTAAATACGGAGATAAAGGACTATTACCGAAAGCTGATAATCGTTGAAAACTGA
- a CDS encoding DHH family phosphoesterase, which translates to MEEYLNKEFFEWVDCVAGILKDAEKQATIVYHNDADGICSSAILSRVCEYFGLKTELICIEKVNPDIIEIIHADRDGIIIYTDLAGLAAEAIDRINAGRGKVIIIDHHPAKEIESDSVFVLNPELSGISGDIFVSASTLNYIFFRAIAGDEAEKCAYLAVVGSVGDYHDRYGGVLGFDRFALNEAMRMKQVKIMIDGMKERYYIDFFGEYADVVAERLTTLGAVGYEEKGYQLGLKACFEGFNGATMEIVKRLERIREEKFEKMVEFLKTNLKQEKHVQWFHIGDSFSPMGVKVVGEFCELIKDMTFVDDSKYLIGFQSMPKVVPDLGEIDWNVVKMSGRVPTPLERKIFKGEAPGLDYLVPKASEIVGAFADATHKIAAATIVDGGKEEEFIEAFERLVENEVSGG; encoded by the coding sequence ATGGAGGAATATCTCAATAAGGAATTTTTTGAATGGGTGGATTGTGTAGCGGGCATTTTGAAGGATGCTGAAAAGCAGGCAACTATAGTTTATCACAACGATGCGGATGGTATATGCTCATCAGCCATACTTTCAAGGGTTTGCGAATATTTTGGGTTGAAGACTGAACTAATCTGCATAGAGAAAGTCAACCCTGATATCATTGAGATAATTCACGCTGACAGAGATGGAATAATAATATACACAGATCTTGCAGGCTTGGCCGCAGAAGCCATCGACAGAATAAATGCTGGCAGGGGGAAGGTAATTATAATTGACCATCATCCAGCAAAAGAGATAGAGAGCGATAGCGTTTTCGTTCTAAATCCAGAGCTTTCAGGCATATCTGGTGACATCTTCGTTTCAGCTTCAACGCTCAACTACATATTCTTCCGTGCTATTGCAGGTGATGAGGCGGAGAAATGTGCCTATCTCGCAGTGGTCGGGAGCGTTGGGGACTACCATGACAGGTACGGTGGCGTTCTGGGGTTCGATAGATTCGCGTTAAATGAGGCGATGCGCATGAAACAGGTTAAGATTATGATTGATGGGATGAAGGAGAGGTACTATATCGACTTTTTTGGAGAGTATGCTGATGTGGTGGCAGAACGTCTAACGACTCTTGGCGCTGTTGGTTATGAGGAGAAAGGCTATCAGTTGGGACTTAAGGCCTGCTTTGAAGGTTTCAACGGTGCTACGATGGAGATTGTAAAAAGACTGGAAAGGATAAGGGAAGAGAAATTTGAAAAGATGGTTGAATTCCTGAAAACCAATTTGAAGCAGGAGAAACATGTTCAGTGGTTTCATATTGGGGACTCATTCTCTCCGATGGGGGTTAAGGTTGTTGGAGAGTTCTGTGAGCTGATAAAAGACATGACATTTGTTGATGACAGCAAGTACCTCATAGGCTTCCAGAGCATGCCGAAGGTGGTTCCCGATCTGGGTGAGATAGACTGGAATGTCGTCAAGATGAGCGGAAGGGTTCCGACACCCCTTGAAAGAAAAATTTTCAAAGGGGAAGCTCCGGGACTGGACTATCTCGTGCCGAAAGCCAGTGAAATTGTTGGAGCCTTTGCCGATGCAACTCATAAGATTGCTGCGGCAACTATTGTTGATGGGGGCAAGGAGGAGGAATTCATTGAAGCTTTTGAGAGGCTGGTGGAGAATGAAGTGTCTGGCGGTTAA
- a CDS encoding ABC transporter permease, protein MAELKKFLIRRMLTFIPTIIGITLIVFAIAYLIPADPARAWAGGEKASQKAIEIIKEKYHMDDPWYDQYIFLISGLLKNEIIDPRTSNPVMDDVGKRFPVTFQLALFAYFFVLLIGIPLGLISALKRDSAIDTFVRIFALIGVSTPVFWLGYILIYIFFVNFRIINLAGVPPSPEVAITHVPVIDALLNGDFELFRQHVARFWLPGFVLGFMGAGVVARFVRNSFLEAMGGDYIEFLKAKGVPKLGIYRHAMKNSLVPIMTVLGLQFGGLLSGAPITETVFGLPGIGLYAIFSIRTLDFPAIVAVTFVFALVYVIANLIVDIFYAVVDPRVRY, encoded by the coding sequence GTGGCGGAGCTAAAGAAGTTCCTGATAAGGCGAATGCTAACATTCATCCCAACGATAATCGGTATCACCCTGATAGTTTTTGCAATAGCCTACCTGATCCCGGCAGATCCAGCAAGAGCATGGGCTGGAGGAGAGAAAGCAAGCCAGAAAGCAATCGAGATAATTAAAGAGAAATATCATATGGATGATCCATGGTATGACCAATATATATTTCTCATTTCTGGATTATTAAAAAATGAGATAATAGACCCCAGAACATCGAATCCCGTTATGGATGATGTGGGTAAAAGATTCCCTGTTACATTTCAGCTTGCCCTGTTTGCCTACTTTTTCGTTCTTTTAATTGGCATACCCCTCGGCCTTATCTCCGCTCTGAAAAGGGATAGTGCCATTGATACCTTCGTCAGAATTTTTGCCCTTATAGGTGTATCAACACCCGTTTTCTGGCTCGGTTACATTCTGATATACATATTCTTTGTCAACTTCAGGATCATCAACCTCGCAGGAGTTCCTCCGTCTCCAGAGGTTGCTATAACCCATGTTCCCGTGATAGATGCGTTGCTGAATGGTGATTTTGAGCTGTTCAGACAGCATGTTGCAAGATTCTGGCTTCCCGGATTCGTTTTGGGATTTATGGGTGCTGGAGTTGTGGCAAGATTCGTCAGAAACTCCTTCCTTGAGGCTATGGGAGGGGATTACATAGAATTTCTGAAGGCTAAGGGAGTGCCCAAGTTGGGGATATACAGGCATGCGATGAAGAATTCCTTGGTGCCGATCATGACCGTTCTTGGTTTGCAGTTTGGTGGACTGCTAAGTGGTGCACCGATAACGGAAACTGTATTCGGCTTACCGGGGATAGGGCTTTACGCCATATTTTCAATCCGTACACTTGACTTTCCAGCAATCGTTGCGGTGACATTCGTATTCGCTCTTGTTTATGTAATTGCGAACCTAATAGTTGATATCTTCTACGCGGTAGTCGATCCAAGAGTTAGATACTAG
- a CDS encoding sulfite exporter TauE/SafE family protein, with amino-acid sequence MGGFAEGGSAMTPDMFIHIGVNEALFLLALGFFGGMLSGFIGSGGAFVLTPGMMSIGVPGPIAVASNMCHKFPKAMIGAWRRKKVGHLDVKLAILMAFSAILGVQVGIQVQKYILEQLGPTGTNLYVTIAFLIVLPSVAALLIRDVFKAKKYGIEDTEPEFAKKLEKKFRIPPMIKFDVAGRTQSLWLTIPLGFATGFLAATIAVGGFIGVPSMIYVIGASSAVASGTELGIAFVMGSTGTFTWAYLLGAVDFRLTTLILATSLIGVQIGAVGTTYVRQYYIKLAMAVVMLLVTVSRAFAVPGYLVELGWLSLDPGLVETFNSLVFPIMIVAMVSVTPIVIVPMLNVRKELSKMGLLERAVAKAEHKTGGLVKRMIIFGILTGINYYFLFRDPNAWPYFITQIPHMGTFGAIAYTLGVIALAIYWSIVHGSFAHNFLDLINITALKDEVAKRIATEGYDGLRSWAASVKGVKTEV; translated from the coding sequence ATGGGTGGTTTTGCTGAAGGGGGCTCAGCAATGACCCCCGATATGTTCATACATATCGGGGTCAACGAAGCTTTGTTTCTGCTAGCTCTCGGATTTTTTGGAGGTATGCTTAGTGGGTTCATTGGAAGTGGTGGAGCCTTTGTGCTCACACCCGGAATGATGTCCATTGGCGTGCCTGGACCTATAGCAGTAGCATCGAACATGTGCCACAAGTTCCCCAAGGCAATGATAGGAGCTTGGAGAAGGAAAAAAGTTGGGCATCTTGACGTTAAACTTGCAATATTGATGGCTTTCTCAGCCATATTGGGTGTTCAGGTTGGAATTCAGGTTCAGAAGTATATACTTGAGCAGCTAGGCCCTACAGGAACGAACTTGTATGTAACTATCGCATTCTTGATAGTCTTACCATCAGTTGCTGCTCTACTGATAAGAGACGTTTTTAAGGCTAAGAAATACGGTATTGAAGACACGGAACCAGAATTTGCAAAGAAGCTTGAGAAGAAATTCAGGATACCACCAATGATCAAGTTCGATGTCGCTGGCAGAACTCAGTCGCTCTGGCTAACCATCCCTCTGGGTTTTGCCACCGGATTCCTTGCAGCAACAATTGCAGTAGGTGGATTTATTGGAGTTCCATCGATGATCTATGTGATTGGGGCATCAAGTGCGGTTGCGAGTGGAACCGAGCTTGGAATAGCATTCGTTATGGGCTCAACAGGAACATTCACATGGGCTTACCTGCTTGGAGCAGTTGATTTCAGGCTCACGACTTTGATTCTCGCCACCTCACTAATCGGTGTGCAGATTGGTGCTGTGGGAACGACTTATGTTAGGCAGTACTATATCAAGCTTGCAATGGCTGTTGTGATGCTCCTCGTTACTGTTAGCAGAGCGTTTGCAGTACCGGGATATCTTGTAGAACTCGGATGGCTATCGCTTGATCCCGGATTGGTGGAAACTTTCAACTCACTTGTATTTCCAATTATGATTGTAGCAATGGTGTCAGTTACTCCAATAGTGATTGTTCCGATGTTGAATGTTAGGAAAGAGCTATCGAAGATGGGCTTGCTTGAGAGGGCAGTAGCTAAAGCGGAACATAAAACTGGTGGGCTTGTTAAGAGAATGATAATATTCGGAATCCTGACAGGAATTAACTACTACTTCCTGTTCAGAGATCCAAATGCATGGCCTTACTTCATCACACAGATCCCGCACATGGGAACTTTCGGTGCGATAGCCTACACGCTGGGAGTCATTGCACTGGCAATTTACTGGTCTATTGTACATGGTAGTTTTGCTCACAACTTCTTGGATCTAATAAACATCACAGCTTTGAAGGATGAGGTGGCGAAGAGGATAGCAACCGAAGGTTATGATGGCTTGAGGAGCTGGGCTGCAAGCGTAAAAGGCGTAAAAACTGAGGTTTAA
- a CDS encoding DUF22 domain-containing protein, whose product MASVEIVYWDDRINGSLKSDKINVEPYGFQLSPIAEWRILISAEDKEVEESKVCAIDVEPIDVPENAIVSPLPIMRHALGVLLDVYVPGKLKKVEESKKITQAIFLPVMSGKIRKGELIGVINIRYVKTSTLNKISKMLSEWAEKAKWAEDIGGIRWE is encoded by the coding sequence ATGGCTTCAGTTGAGATAGTTTATTGGGACGACAGAATTAATGGGAGCCTCAAAAGCGATAAGATAAATGTTGAGCCATACGGATTTCAGCTCAGCCCAATTGCCGAATGGAGAATTCTCATTTCAGCAGAAGATAAGGAAGTTGAAGAAAGTAAGGTTTGTGCTATCGATGTTGAGCCGATAGATGTTCCGGAGAATGCGATAGTTTCCCCTCTTCCAATAATGAGGCACGCTCTCGGTGTTCTGCTGGATGTATATGTTCCCGGAAAGTTGAAAAAGGTTGAGGAGAGTAAGAAGATAACCCAAGCGATCTTCCTTCCAGTAATGAGTGGAAAAATACGAAAAGGCGAGCTAATTGGAGTTATAAACATAAGATATGTTAAAACCAGTACACTCAACAAGATCTCCAAAATGCTATCAGAATGGGCTGAAAAGGCCAAATGGGCTGAAGATATCGGTGGAATAAGATGGGAGTAA